A DNA window from Enterobacter asburiae contains the following coding sequences:
- a CDS encoding YebC/PmpR family DNA-binding transcriptional regulator — MAGHSKWANTKHRKAAQDAKRGKIFTKIIRELVTAARLGGGDPASNPRLRAAVDKALSNNMTRDTLNRAIARGVGGDEDANMETIIYEGYGPGGTAVMVECLSDNRNRTVAEVRHAFTKTGGNLGTDGSVAYLFSKKGVISFEKGDEDAIMEAALEAGAEDVVTFDDGAIDVYTAWEEMGAVRDALEAAGLKADNAEVSMIPSTKADMDAETAPKLLRLIDMLEDCDDVQEVYHNGEISDEVAATL, encoded by the coding sequence ATGGCAGGTCATAGTAAGTGGGCCAACACCAAACACCGCAAAGCGGCACAGGATGCCAAGCGCGGTAAGATCTTTACCAAAATCATTCGCGAGCTGGTGACAGCAGCGCGTCTGGGCGGCGGCGACCCGGCATCTAACCCGCGTCTGCGCGCGGCGGTAGATAAAGCGCTGTCAAACAACATGACGCGTGACACCCTGAACCGTGCAATCGCACGTGGCGTGGGCGGTGATGAAGACGCGAACATGGAAACCATCATTTATGAAGGTTACGGCCCCGGCGGTACTGCGGTGATGGTTGAGTGTCTGTCCGACAACCGTAACCGTACCGTTGCGGAAGTGCGCCACGCGTTCACCAAAACCGGTGGCAACCTGGGCACTGACGGTTCCGTTGCTTACCTGTTCAGCAAAAAAGGCGTCATCTCCTTCGAGAAAGGCGACGAAGATGCAATCATGGAAGCGGCGCTCGAAGCCGGTGCGGAAGACGTGGTGACCTTCGATGACGGCGCTATCGACGTTTATACCGCGTGGGAAGAGATGGGTGCCGTGCGCGACGCGCTGGAAGCGGCTGGCCTGAAAGCGGACAACGCTGAAGTGTCCATGATCCCGTCCACCAAAGCGGACATGGATGCGGAAACGGCACCGAAACTGCTGCGTCTGATCGACATGCTCGAAGACTGCGACGACGTGCAGGAAGTGTACCACAACGGTGAAATCTCTGATGAGGTTGCAGCGACTCTCTGA
- the ruvA gene encoding Holliday junction branch migration protein RuvA, translating to MIGRLRGIIIEKQPPLVLLEVGGVGYEVHMPMTCFYELPDAGKEAIVFTQFVVREDAQLLYGFNNKQERTLFRELIKTNGVGPKLALAILSGMSAPQFVNAVEREDPAALIKLPGIGKKTAERLIVEMKDRFKGLHGDLFTPAADLVLTSPGGPATDDDAEQEAVAALVALGYKPQEASRMVSKIAKPDASSETLIREALRAAL from the coding sequence GTGATAGGCAGACTCAGAGGCATCATCATTGAAAAACAACCCCCGTTAGTGCTGCTGGAAGTGGGTGGCGTGGGCTATGAAGTCCATATGCCGATGACCTGCTTCTACGAGCTGCCGGACGCGGGCAAAGAGGCGATTGTCTTTACCCAGTTTGTGGTGCGTGAAGATGCCCAGCTGCTGTACGGATTCAATAACAAGCAGGAACGCACCCTGTTCCGCGAGCTGATTAAAACCAACGGCGTCGGTCCGAAGCTGGCGCTGGCGATTTTGTCCGGCATGTCGGCACCACAGTTTGTGAATGCCGTCGAGCGCGAAGATCCTGCGGCGCTGATTAAGCTTCCGGGCATTGGTAAGAAAACCGCCGAGCGCCTGATTGTCGAGATGAAAGACCGCTTTAAAGGTCTGCATGGCGATCTGTTCACTCCGGCTGCCGATTTGGTACTGACCTCTCCTGGCGGCCCTGCGACGGATGATGACGCCGAGCAGGAAGCGGTTGCCGCGCTGGTGGCGCTGGGCTATAAACCTCAGGAGGCCAGCCGTATGGTGAGCAAAATTGCCAAACCGGACGCCAGCAGTGAAACCCTGATTCGTGAAGCGCTGCGCGCTGCATTGTGA
- the znuC gene encoding zinc ABC transporter ATP-binding protein ZnuC translates to MTTLVSLENISVSFGQRRVLSDVSLDLKPGKILTLLGPNGAGKSTLVRVVLGLVAPDEGVIKREEKLRIGYVPQKLHLDATLPLTVSRFLRLRPGTRKADILPALKRVQAGHLVDAPLQKLSGGETQRVLLARALLSSPQLLVLDEPTQGVDVNGQVALYDLIDQLRRELDCAVLMVSHDLHLVMAKTDEVLCLNHHICCSGTPEVVSMHPEFISMFGPRGAEQLGIYRHHHNHRHDLQGRIVLRRGNGHS, encoded by the coding sequence ATGACGACATTGGTTTCTCTTGAAAATATTTCGGTCTCATTCGGGCAGCGCCGCGTCCTCTCTGACGTGTCGCTCGATCTGAAGCCCGGCAAAATTCTGACGCTGCTCGGCCCCAATGGCGCAGGCAAATCCACCCTGGTGCGCGTGGTGCTGGGTCTGGTCGCACCCGATGAAGGCGTGATTAAGCGCGAGGAAAAATTGCGTATTGGCTATGTGCCGCAAAAACTTCATCTCGACGCAACGCTGCCGCTGACGGTCAGCCGTTTCCTGCGTCTGCGCCCCGGCACCCGAAAAGCCGATATTCTCCCGGCGCTAAAACGCGTGCAGGCGGGCCATCTTGTCGATGCGCCGCTGCAAAAACTGTCCGGCGGTGAAACTCAGCGTGTTTTGCTTGCCCGCGCGCTGCTGAGCAGCCCGCAGCTGCTGGTACTGGATGAACCAACTCAGGGTGTGGATGTGAATGGTCAGGTTGCGCTTTATGATTTGATCGACCAGCTCCGTCGGGAACTTGATTGCGCCGTGCTGATGGTGTCTCACGACCTGCATCTGGTAATGGCAAAAACCGACGAAGTGCTGTGTCTCAACCACCATATCTGCTGTTCCGGTACGCCTGAAGTGGTGTCAATGCACCCGGAGTTTATCTCCATGTTCGGCCCCCGCGGCGCTGAACAGCTGGGTATTTACCGTCATCATCATAATCATCGCCATGATTTACAGGGACGAATCGTACTGCGTCGGGGAAATGGACACTCATGA
- the nudB gene encoding dihydroneopterin triphosphate diphosphatase: MAYKLPVSVLVVIYAEDTKRVLMLQRRDDPDFWQSVTGSLEEGETASQAAAREVKEEVTIDVAREQLTLKDCQRTVEFEIFSHLRHRYAPGTERNTESWFCLALPHEREIVFTEHLTYRWVNAADAAALTKSWSNRQAIEEFVINAA; encoded by the coding sequence ATGGCATATAAGCTTCCCGTTTCGGTCCTGGTGGTCATTTATGCAGAAGACACGAAGCGGGTGCTGATGTTGCAGCGGCGCGATGACCCTGATTTCTGGCAGTCGGTTACCGGCAGTCTGGAAGAGGGGGAAACCGCGTCGCAGGCCGCCGCGCGCGAAGTAAAGGAAGAGGTCACCATTGACGTTGCCCGCGAGCAACTGACCCTGAAGGACTGCCAGCGCACGGTGGAGTTTGAAATTTTTAGCCATTTACGTCATCGCTACGCGCCGGGTACCGAGCGCAATACGGAGTCGTGGTTCTGTCTCGCGCTCCCCCATGAACGGGAGATCGTGTTTACCGAACACCTGACCTACCGCTGGGTGAATGCGGCGGATGCCGCCGCACTGACCAAGTCGTGGAGCAACCGGCAGGCGATTGAAGAATTTGTAATTAACGCAGCCTGA
- the znuA gene encoding zinc ABC transporter substrate-binding protein ZnuA, which translates to MLHKNTLLFAALSAALLGTTAQDVNAAVVASLKPLGFIASAIADGVTETQVLLPDGASEHDYSLRPSDVKRLQNADLVVWIGPEMEAFMQKSAKQVAGEKQVAIAELSGVKPLLMKGADDDGDEHDHHAADGEKGDGDHHHGEYNMHLWLSPEIARLSAVAIHDKLVELMPQSRAKLDANLKDFEAQLAATDRQVGNELAPLKGKGYFVFHDAYGYYEKHYGLTPLGHFTVNPEIQPGAQRLHEIRTQLVEQKATCVFAEPQFRPAVVEAVARGTSVRMGTLDPLGTNIQLSKASYSQFLSQLANQYASCLKGD; encoded by the coding sequence ATGTTACATAAAAATACGCTTCTTTTCGCAGCATTATCCGCTGCCCTTTTGGGTACAACCGCACAAGATGTTAACGCTGCGGTTGTCGCTTCGCTTAAACCACTCGGATTCATCGCGTCGGCCATTGCCGACGGGGTAACGGAAACCCAGGTTCTGCTCCCTGATGGTGCATCTGAGCATGACTATTCCCTGCGCCCGTCAGATGTAAAACGCTTACAAAACGCGGACTTAGTCGTCTGGATTGGTCCTGAAATGGAAGCGTTTATGCAAAAGTCAGCAAAACAGGTTGCTGGCGAAAAACAGGTCGCGATTGCCGAACTCTCCGGCGTGAAACCGTTGCTCATGAAAGGGGCGGATGACGACGGCGACGAACATGACCATCATGCCGCAGACGGCGAAAAAGGTGATGGAGATCACCATCACGGCGAGTACAACATGCATCTTTGGTTATCCCCAGAGATAGCGCGGCTTTCAGCGGTTGCAATCCACGACAAATTAGTGGAACTTATGCCGCAAAGTCGAGCCAAACTAGACGCCAACCTGAAGGATTTTGAGGCACAATTAGCCGCAACCGATAGGCAGGTTGGTAATGAGCTCGCACCGTTGAAAGGTAAAGGGTATTTCGTTTTTCATGACGCCTACGGCTATTACGAAAAACACTACGGTTTGACCCCACTGGGCCACTTCACCGTCAACCCTGAAATTCAGCCTGGTGCGCAGCGTTTACATGAAATCAGAACACAGTTGGTTGAGCAAAAAGCGACATGCGTTTTTGCTGAGCCACAGTTCAGGCCAGCGGTCGTAGAAGCCGTGGCCAGGGGAACATCCGTGCGCATGGGAACCCTTGACCCGCTAGGTACGAATATCCAGTTGAGCAAAGCGAGCTATTCGCAGTTTCTCAGCCAACTGGCGAACCAGTATGCGAGCTGCCTGAAAGGAGATTAA
- the ruvB gene encoding Holliday junction branch migration DNA helicase RuvB gives MIEADRLVSAGTIQADDVVDRAIRPKLLDEYIGQPQVRSQMEIFIQAAKLRGDALDHLLIFGPPGLGKTTLANIVANEMGVNLRTTSGPVLEKAGDLAAMLTNLEPHDVLFIDEIHRLSPVVEEVLYPAMEDYQLDIMIGEGPAARSIKIDLPPFTLIGATTRAGSLTSPLRDRFGIVQRLEFYQVADLQHIVGRSARYMGLEMSEEGAFEVAKRSRGTPRIANRLLRRVRDFAEVKHDGSISAEIAAQALDMLNVDAEGFDYMDRKLLLAVLDKFFGGPVGLDNLAAAIGEERETIEDVLEPYLIQQGFLQRTPRGRMATVRAWNHFGITPPAMP, from the coding sequence ATGATTGAAGCAGACCGCCTGGTGTCGGCAGGCACTATTCAGGCAGATGACGTGGTGGATCGCGCGATTCGCCCAAAACTGCTTGATGAGTATATCGGCCAGCCGCAGGTTCGTTCCCAGATGGAGATTTTCATCCAGGCGGCAAAGCTGCGCGGCGATGCGCTCGATCACCTGCTTATTTTTGGCCCTCCCGGTTTAGGCAAAACTACGCTGGCTAATATCGTTGCCAATGAAATGGGCGTCAACCTGCGCACCACCTCCGGCCCCGTGTTGGAGAAGGCGGGCGATCTCGCGGCGATGTTGACCAACCTCGAACCGCATGACGTGCTGTTTATCGATGAGATCCACCGCCTGTCGCCGGTGGTGGAGGAAGTGCTCTATCCGGCGATGGAAGATTACCAGCTGGATATCATGATCGGTGAAGGCCCGGCCGCGCGCTCCATCAAAATCGATCTGCCGCCCTTTACCCTGATTGGCGCCACCACCCGCGCCGGGTCGTTGACCTCTCCGCTGCGCGACCGTTTCGGCATCGTGCAGCGTCTTGAGTTTTACCAGGTGGCGGACCTCCAGCACATCGTTGGCCGTAGCGCTCGCTATATGGGGCTCGAAATGAGCGAAGAGGGCGCGTTTGAAGTGGCGAAGCGTTCCCGCGGTACGCCGCGTATCGCCAACCGCCTGCTGCGCCGCGTGCGTGACTTTGCCGAGGTGAAGCACGATGGCTCGATTTCCGCGGAGATCGCCGCTCAGGCGCTGGATATGCTTAACGTCGATGCCGAAGGCTTTGACTATATGGACCGTAAACTGCTGCTGGCGGTGCTGGACAAGTTCTTTGGCGGCCCTGTCGGGCTGGATAACCTGGCTGCGGCTATTGGGGAAGAGCGTGAGACGATTGAAGATGTGCTGGAGCCGTATCTGATCCAGCAGGGCTTCCTGCAACGCACCCCGCGTGGACGTATGGCAACGGTGCGGGCGTGGAATCATTTCGGCATTACGCCACCGGCAATGCCGTAA
- the aspS gene encoding aspartate--tRNA ligase, with product MRTEYCGQLRQSHVGQQVTLCGWVNRRRDLGSLIFIDMRDREGIVQVFFDPDRADALKLASELRNEFCIQVTGTVRARDEKNVNADMATGAIEVLASDLVIINRAEALPLDSNHVNTEEARLKYRYLDLRRPEMAQRLKTRAKITSLVRRFMDDHGFLDIETPMLTKATPEGARDYLVPSRVHKGKFYALPQSPQLFKQLLMMSGFDRYYQIVKCFRDEDLRADRQPEFTQIDVETSFMTAEQVREVMEALVRSLWNDVKGVELGDFPIMTFAEAERRYGSDKPDLRNPMELVDVADLVKGVEFAVFAGPANDPKGRVAALRVPDGAALSRKQIDDYGNFIKIYGAKGLAYIKVTERAKGLEGITSPVAKFLNADIVEAILERTGAQDGDMIFFGADNKKVVADAMGALRLKLGKDLSLTDENKWAPLWVIDFPMFEDDGEGGLTAMHHPFTSPKDMTAAELKAAPEDAVANAYDMVINGYEVGGGSVRIHSGEMQQTVFGILGINEQEQREKFGFLLDALKYGTPPHAGLAFGLDRLTMLLTGTDNIRDVIAFPKTTAAACLMTEAPSFANPASLAELGIEVVKKEEKN from the coding sequence ATGCGTACAGAATATTGCGGGCAGCTGCGTCAGTCCCACGTCGGACAGCAGGTCACCCTGTGTGGTTGGGTCAATCGTCGTCGTGATCTTGGTAGCCTTATCTTCATCGATATGCGCGACCGCGAAGGTATCGTCCAGGTGTTCTTCGATCCGGATCGCGCAGATGCGTTGAAGCTGGCCTCTGAGCTGCGTAATGAGTTCTGCATTCAGGTTACCGGCACCGTGCGCGCGCGTGACGAGAAAAACGTCAACGCCGACATGGCGACGGGCGCCATCGAAGTGCTGGCGTCCGATCTGGTGATCATCAACCGTGCAGAAGCGCTGCCGCTGGACTCCAACCACGTCAACACTGAAGAAGCGCGTCTGAAATACCGCTACCTGGATCTGCGTCGTCCGGAAATGGCTCAGCGCCTGAAAACCCGTGCGAAAATCACCAGCCTGGTGCGTCGCTTTATGGATGACCACGGTTTCCTCGACATCGAAACCCCGATGCTGACCAAAGCCACGCCGGAAGGCGCGCGCGATTACCTGGTCCCATCCCGCGTTCATAAAGGCAAATTCTACGCGCTGCCGCAGTCTCCGCAGCTGTTCAAACAGCTGCTGATGATGTCCGGCTTCGATCGCTACTATCAGATCGTGAAATGCTTCCGCGACGAAGATCTGCGCGCTGACCGCCAGCCAGAATTTACCCAGATCGATGTGGAAACCTCCTTCATGACCGCCGAGCAGGTGCGTGAAGTTATGGAAGCCCTGGTGCGTAGCCTGTGGAACGACGTGAAAGGCGTTGAGCTGGGCGATTTCCCTATCATGACCTTCGCTGAAGCCGAGCGTCGTTACGGCTCTGACAAACCAGACCTGCGTAACCCGATGGAGCTGGTGGACGTAGCAGACCTGGTGAAAGGCGTTGAGTTTGCCGTCTTCGCTGGCCCGGCTAACGATCCTAAAGGCCGCGTAGCAGCGCTGCGTGTACCTGATGGTGCTGCCCTGAGCCGCAAGCAGATCGACGACTACGGCAACTTCATCAAGATCTACGGCGCGAAAGGTCTGGCCTATATTAAAGTGACCGAGCGCGCGAAAGGTCTGGAAGGCATCACCAGCCCGGTAGCGAAATTCCTGAACGCGGACATCGTGGAAGCGATCCTTGAGCGCACCGGCGCGCAGGACGGCGACATGATCTTCTTCGGCGCAGACAACAAGAAAGTCGTGGCGGATGCGATGGGCGCGCTGCGTCTGAAGCTCGGCAAAGACCTGAGCCTGACCGACGAAAACAAATGGGCGCCGCTGTGGGTTATCGACTTCCCAATGTTTGAAGACGACGGTGAAGGCGGCCTGACCGCAATGCACCACCCGTTCACCTCGCCAAAAGACATGACGGCGGCAGAGCTGAAAGCGGCACCGGAAGATGCGGTCGCGAACGCTTATGACATGGTGATCAACGGCTACGAAGTGGGCGGCGGTTCCGTGCGTATTCACAGCGGTGAAATGCAGCAGACCGTGTTCGGCATTCTGGGCATCAACGAGCAGGAGCAGCGCGAGAAGTTTGGCTTCCTGCTGGACGCCCTGAAATACGGTACGCCGCCGCACGCGGGCCTGGCCTTCGGTCTTGACCGTCTGACCATGCTGCTGACCGGCACCGATAACATTCGTGATGTTATTGCCTTCCCGAAAACCACTGCCGCAGCGTGTCTGATGACCGAAGCGCCAAGCTTTGCCAACCCGGCCTCTCTGGCCGAGCTGGGCATTGAAGTGGTGAAGAAGGAAGAGAAAAACTGA
- the lpxM gene encoding lauroyl-Kdo(2)-lipid IV(A) myristoyltransferase (LpxM is lauroyl-Kdo(2)-lipid IV(A) myristoyltransferase, an enzyme characterized in Escherichia coli and involved in biosynthesis of the form of lipid A found in that species and some closely related species.): METKKNNIEYIPEFEKSFRHPRNWGAWLGVYAFAGMALLPASVRDPVLGKIGRLAGRLGKSARRRAQINLYYCFPEKSDAEREAIIDEMYTTAPQAMAMMAELALKGPDKIVDRVDWKGLDIIEEMRRNDEKVIFLVPHGWGVDIPAMLMASQGQKMAAMFHNQGNKIYDFVWNTVRRRFGGRLHARNDGIKPFIQSVRQGYWGYYLPDQDHGPEHSEFVDFFATYKATLPAIGRLMKVCRARVIPLFPVYDGKTHRLSIEVRPPMDDLLTADDHTIARRMNEEVEILVGPHAEQYTWILKLLKTRKPGETEPYKRKELYPRK; this comes from the coding sequence ATGGAAACCAAAAAAAACAATATTGAATACATTCCTGAGTTTGAAAAATCCTTCCGCCATCCGCGCAACTGGGGCGCCTGGCTTGGTGTCTATGCCTTTGCGGGGATGGCGTTGCTGCCGGCTTCCGTACGCGATCCCGTTCTGGGGAAAATTGGCCGTCTGGCCGGGCGTTTAGGCAAGAGCGCCCGCCGTCGCGCGCAGATCAACCTCTACTACTGTTTTCCTGAGAAAAGCGACGCCGAGCGCGAGGCAATCATTGATGAGATGTACACCACCGCCCCGCAGGCAATGGCGATGATGGCTGAACTGGCGCTGAAAGGGCCGGATAAAATCGTCGATCGCGTTGACTGGAAAGGGCTGGACATCATCGAGGAGATGCGCCGCAATGACGAGAAAGTCATTTTCCTTGTTCCCCACGGCTGGGGCGTTGATATTCCGGCGATGCTGATGGCGTCTCAGGGCCAGAAAATGGCGGCGATGTTCCATAACCAGGGAAATAAAATCTACGATTTTGTCTGGAATACGGTGCGTCGTCGTTTTGGCGGACGTTTGCATGCGCGTAACGATGGCATTAAGCCCTTCATTCAGTCGGTGCGTCAGGGGTACTGGGGCTACTATCTGCCGGATCAGGACCACGGCCCAGAGCACAGCGAGTTTGTCGATTTCTTTGCGACCTATAAAGCGACGCTCCCCGCGATTGGTCGCCTGATGAAAGTCTGTCGTGCCCGCGTGATCCCGCTGTTCCCGGTCTATGACGGCAAAACGCATCGCCTGAGTATTGAGGTCCGTCCGCCGATGGATGATCTGCTGACCGCGGACGACCACACGATCGCGCGTCGAATGAACGAAGAGGTGGAAATTCTGGTGGGGCCGCATGCCGAACAGTACACGTGGATCCTGAAGCTGCTTAAAACGCGTAAGCCGGGTGAAACCGAGCCCTATAAACGCAAAGAGCTTTATCCGCGGAAATAA
- the mepM gene encoding murein DD-endopeptidase MepM: MQQIARSVALAFNNLPRPHRVMLGSLTVLTLAVAVWRPYVYHPSSAPIIKTIELEKSEIRSLLPEASEPIDQAAQEDEAIPQDELDDKTENEAGIHEYVVSTGDTLSSVLNQYGIDMGNISQLAAADKDLRNLKIGQQLSWTLTADGDLQRLTWEMSRRETRTYDRTANGFKMTSEMQKGDWVNSVLKGTVGASFVSSARDAGLTSAEISSVIKAMQWQMDFRKLKKGDEFSVLMSREMLDGKREQSQLLGVRLRSEGKDYYAIRAEDGKFYDRSGTGLAKGFLRFPTAKQFRVSSNFNPRRLNPVTGRVAPHRGVDFAMPQGTPVLAVGDGEVVVAKRSGAAGYYVAVRHGRTYTTRYMHLRKLLVKPGQKVKRGDRIAISGNTGRSTGPHLHYEVWINQQAVNPLTAKLPRTEGLTGKDRTDYLAQVKEVMPQLSLN, encoded by the coding sequence GTGCAACAGATAGCCCGCTCTGTCGCCCTGGCATTTAACAATCTGCCACGACCCCACCGCGTTATGCTGGGGTCGCTTACAGTTCTCACCTTAGCGGTCGCCGTCTGGCGGCCCTATGTTTACCACCCGAGTTCTGCCCCTATCATTAAAACCATTGAGCTTGAAAAGAGCGAAATCCGTTCTTTGCTGCCTGAAGCCAGTGAGCCTATCGACCAGGCGGCTCAGGAAGATGAAGCCATCCCGCAGGATGAGCTGGACGATAAAACCGAGAACGAGGCGGGTATCCACGAATATGTTGTCTCTACCGGGGATACGCTGAGCAGCGTGCTGAACCAGTACGGCATCGACATGGGCAATATCAGCCAGCTGGCGGCTGCGGATAAAGATCTTCGTAACCTGAAAATCGGACAACAGCTCTCCTGGACTTTAACGGCGGATGGCGATCTCCAGCGTCTGACCTGGGAAATGTCCCGCCGCGAAACCCGCACCTACGATCGCACTGCAAACGGTTTCAAAATGACCAGCGAAATGCAGAAGGGCGACTGGGTTAACAGCGTTCTGAAAGGCACCGTGGGCGCGAGCTTTGTCTCCAGCGCGCGCGATGCAGGCCTGACCAGCGCTGAAATCAGCTCGGTGATTAAAGCCATGCAGTGGCAGATGGATTTCCGCAAGCTGAAGAAGGGCGATGAGTTCTCCGTCCTGATGTCCCGCGAAATGCTGGACGGCAAGCGCGAGCAAAGCCAACTGCTGGGCGTACGTCTGCGCTCCGAAGGCAAAGATTACTACGCGATTCGTGCCGAAGACGGTAAGTTCTATGACCGCAGCGGTACGGGCCTTGCGAAAGGTTTCCTGCGTTTCCCGACGGCAAAACAGTTCCGCGTCTCCTCTAACTTTAACCCGCGTCGTCTGAACCCTGTAACCGGGCGCGTCGCGCCGCACCGTGGCGTTGACTTTGCCATGCCGCAGGGCACGCCGGTACTGGCGGTTGGAGATGGTGAAGTGGTGGTGGCCAAGCGTAGCGGTGCCGCCGGATATTATGTCGCGGTACGACATGGTCGTACTTATACGACCCGCTACATGCACCTGCGCAAGCTGCTGGTCAAACCAGGCCAGAAGGTGAAGCGTGGTGACCGTATCGCGATTTCCGGCAATACCGGACGCTCTACCGGCCCGCACCTGCACTATGAAGTGTGGATCAACCAACAGGCCGTGAACCCGCTGACGGCGAAACTGCCGCGTACCGAAGGCCTGACAGGTAAAGATCGTACTGATTATCTGGCGCAGGTGAAAGAGGTGATGCCGCAGCTGAGCCTAAACTAA
- the ruvC gene encoding crossover junction endodeoxyribonuclease RuvC: MSIILGIDPGSRVTGYGVIRQVGRQLTYLGSGCIRTKVDDLPSRLKLIYAGVSEIITQFQPDYFAIEQVFMAKNADSALKLGQARGVAIVAAVNQDLPVFEYAARQVKQTVVGIGSAEKSQVQHMVRTLLKLPANPQADAADALAIAITHCHVSQNAMQMSESRLNLARGRLR, from the coding sequence ATGTCGATTATTCTCGGGATTGACCCAGGCTCACGCGTCACCGGTTATGGCGTTATCCGTCAGGTGGGACGCCAGTTAACCTACCTGGGCAGCGGCTGTATTCGCACCAAAGTGGACGATCTTCCTTCGCGCCTGAAGCTCATTTATGCGGGCGTGTCGGAGATCATCACCCAGTTTCAGCCGGACTATTTCGCCATTGAGCAGGTCTTTATGGCGAAAAACGCCGATTCAGCGCTAAAGCTCGGTCAGGCGCGCGGTGTTGCCATCGTCGCTGCCGTGAACCAGGATTTGCCGGTATTCGAATATGCGGCGCGTCAGGTCAAGCAGACGGTGGTGGGCATTGGGAGCGCGGAGAAAAGCCAGGTGCAGCATATGGTGCGTACCCTGCTGAAGCTTCCCGCGAACCCGCAGGCCGACGCCGCGGATGCGCTGGCGATTGCGATTACCCACTGTCACGTCAGCCAGAACGCGATGCAAATGAGCGAGTCGCGACTCAATCTGGCGCGAGGCAGGTTACGATAA
- the znuB gene encoding zinc ABC transporter permease subunit ZnuB translates to MIELLLPGWLAGIMLACAAGPLGSFVVWRRMSYFGDTLAHASLLGVAFGLLLDVNPFYAVIVVTLLLAAGLVWLEKRPHLAIDTLLGIMAHSALSLGLVVVSLMSNIRVDLMAYLFGDLLAVTPEDLIAIAVGVVVVLAILLWQWRNLLAMTVSPDLAFVDGVKLQRVKLLLMLVTALTIGVAMKFVGALIITSLLIIPAATARRFARTPEQMAGVAVIIGMIAVTGGLTFSAFYDTPAGPSVVLSAAVLFIFSMMKKTAN, encoded by the coding sequence ATGATTGAACTGTTACTGCCCGGCTGGCTGGCCGGGATTATGCTTGCCTGCGCCGCGGGTCCGCTCGGCTCGTTTGTTGTCTGGCGCAGAATGTCCTATTTTGGCGATACCCTGGCGCATGCGTCCCTGCTGGGCGTAGCCTTTGGTCTGCTGCTGGATGTAAACCCCTTCTACGCGGTGATTGTGGTCACGCTGCTGCTGGCCGCCGGTCTGGTCTGGCTGGAAAAGCGCCCTCACCTCGCCATTGATACGCTGCTTGGCATTATGGCGCACAGTGCCCTGTCTCTGGGCCTGGTGGTGGTCAGCCTGATGTCGAACATCCGCGTGGATCTGATGGCCTACCTCTTCGGCGACCTTCTGGCCGTAACGCCGGAAGATCTCATCGCTATCGCCGTTGGCGTGGTGGTGGTGCTCGCTATTCTGCTCTGGCAGTGGCGGAATTTACTGGCCATGACCGTCAGTCCGGATCTGGCATTTGTCGACGGCGTGAAGCTGCAGCGCGTAAAACTGCTGCTGATGCTGGTGACGGCGTTAACGATTGGTGTCGCAATGAAGTTTGTCGGCGCGCTGATTATTACGTCGCTGCTGATCATCCCTGCCGCCACGGCGCGTCGTTTTGCCCGTACGCCGGAGCAGATGGCCGGCGTAGCCGTGATTATCGGAATGATTGCGGTAACGGGGGGATTAACCTTCTCGGCGTTCTATGACACGCCAGCGGGGCCGTCAGTGGTGCTCAGTGCGGCGGTGCTGTTTATCTTCAGTATGATGAAAAAGACCGCGAACTAA